CCTTCCTGCACCGCGTGGGCCGTACCGGTCGCGCGGGCAACAAGGGCATCGCCGTCACCCTGGTCGACTGGGACGACATCCCGCGCTGGCAGCTGATCAACAAGGCGCTGGAGCTGGACTTCCACGAGCCGGTCGAGACGTACTCCACGTCCCCGCACCTGTTCGAGGAGCTGAACATCCCGGCCGGGACCAAGGGCATCCTGCCGCGTGCCGAGCGCACGCGTGAGGGCCTCAAGGCCGAGCAGCTGGAGGACCTGGGCGAGACCGGCGGCCGTGGTGGCCGTGGCGGTCGCGGCCCGGCCGCCGCCGCCGCGCCGGCCGAGGAGCGTCCGGCGCGTACGCGGACCCCGCGTCAGCGCCGCCGTACGCGCGGTGGTGCCGAGACGGGCGCCGAGACGGTGGCCGCGGCCGCCGCGGTGGCCCCCGTCGCCGAGGCTCCGGCAGCTGCGGCCCCCGCCGCAGTGGCCCCCGCCGCCGACGAGCCGCGCAGGCCGCGCAGGCGCCGGACCCGTGCGGCCGCGCCGTCGGCGAACGCCGCCGCGGTGACCCCGGTCGCCGAGGCGCCGGCCGCCGCCCCCGAGCCGGACTTCCAGATGGCCCCGGCCGTCGAGCCCGTCCGGCCGGCGCGCCGCCCGGTCCGCCGGCCCGTGACCCCGTCCGCCGCGGAGCCCGACTTCCAGATGGCCCCGCCGGTGGAGCCCGCCCCGGCCCGCCGCACCCGGACCCGCAAGGCCGTGGCTCCGGTGGCCGAAGCCGTCGCCGAAGCCGCCGTGGTCACCGCCCCGGCTGCGGTCGTGGAGGAGGCTCCGGTCAAGCCGAAGCGCACCCGGACCCGCAAGGCCGCGGAGGCCGCCCCCGCGGTGACCGAGGCCGCTCCGGTTGCCGCTCCGGTCGCGGAGGAGGTCCCGGCGAAGCCGAAGCGCACGCGCACCCGCAAGGTCGCGGAGGCCGCCCCCGCGGTGACCGAGGCCGCGCCCGAGGCTGCCGCGGTTGCCGAGGAGGCCCCGGCGAAGCCGAAGCGCACCCGGACCCGCAAGGCCGCGGAGGCCGCCCCCGTGGCGACCGAGGCCGCCGCCGAGGAGGCTCCCGCCAAGCCGAAGCGCACGCGTACCCGCAAGGCCGTCGCGCCGACGCCGGAGGCGTAACGACGCCCGATGGGCCCCGGTCCCCTCTTCGGAGGGGACCGGGGCCCTTCGCGTGCCAGGGGCTGTACCGCACGCTACGGGCCGGTAACCTCGGCCCCATGAGCAAGCCGCCCCGCCTGACCCTGCCGTCCGTCGCCCGCGCGTACCGTCTCGGGACCGCGCGCGGGGAGTTCGCCGTGCACGAGGCGGGCGAGCCGCTGCGCGGCACGGCCCTGCTGGTACCGGGCTTCACCGGCAGCAAGGAGGACTTCATCGGCCTGCTGGAGCCGCTGGCCGCCGCCGGATACCGGGTGGTCGCGGTCGACGGGCGGGGCCAGTACGAGAGCCCCGGCCCGCGCGACGAGTCCGCGTACGGCTGCGAGGAGCTGGCCCGGGACCTGCTCGCCCAGGCCAGGGCGCTGGACGCCGGACCGGTGCACCTCGTCGGCCACTCCCTGGGCGGCCTGATCTGCCGCGCGGCCGTGCTGCGCGACCCCGCCCCCTTCGCCTCCCTCACCCTGATGAGCAGCGGCCCGGCGGCGATCACCGAGAACCAGCAGGCCCGTACGAAGCTGCTGATCGCGGCGTTGGAGACGCTGCGGGACGACATGGCGGCCGTGTGGGACGCGATGCGCGCCCAGGACCCGCCGAACGCCGTGCCCGACCCCCCCGCGCTGGCGGGCTTCCTGCGCGAGCGGTGGCTGGCGACGGTACCGGAGCAGCTGATCGGCACGGGGCGGGTGCTGATCTCGGAGCCCGACCGGGTGGCGGAGCTGGCGCAGGTGCCGCTGCGCAAGCTGGTCCTGTCGGGGGAGGTCGACTACGCCTGGCCGGTGCCGCTGATGGACGAGATGGCGCGGCGCTTGAGGGCGGCGCGAGTCATCGTCGAGGACGCGGAACACTCCCCCAACGCCGAGAACCCGCAGGTCACCGCGGGTGCGCTGGCCGCCTTCTGGGGTACGGAAGCGGTACCGGCCCCAGAGGTTCGTTAGCGAGTGAAAAAATTTCCTTAGCGTAGGGAATGTTTGCGGCTTACACTTCGTTATGCCAGTGCAAGTGAAACACTGACGAAGGGAGAAGCCCGTGCGCTTCGAGATTCTGCGCCTGGACGATGTCAACGGAAGCGCCGTGGACAGCACCGTCGTGGACGCGGCCTCCGTCAACCGGATCGTGCAGCACGCCGCCTCCGTGGGCCAGCGCATTCTGATCCGCCCGGCGGAGACCGCGTCCAACTGACCCGCTTCACGCGATTGCCCGCTGCTACGTACGCGAGGGACGACGCAATGCCCCGCACCGGACCGGTGCGGGGCATTCGCATGTGCAGCGGGCGGCGCACCATGGCGGGCCGCCGGCGTCTCAGGCGTGCACGACCTGGAGCACACCGTTGATGATCTGCTGGACGGCGATCGCGGACAGCATCATGCCGGCGAGGCGCGTCACCAGGACGACGCCGCCGTCCTTGATCACCCGGATGATCACCAGCGAGTAGCGCATCGTGATCCACAGGACGACGTGCATGGCGATGATCGCCGACCAGACCGAGACCTGCCCCCCGAAGCCGTCGGCCTTCTGCACGGCCAGGATGACGGAGACGATCGCACCCGGACCCGCCAGGAGCGGCATGCCGAGCGGCACGAGCGCGACGTTCACGTCCTTGGTCTGCTTGGGCTCGTCCGTCTTGCCGGTGAGCAGGTCCAGCGCGATCAGCAGGAGGAGCAGCCCGCCGGCGATCATCAGCGCCGGCACGGAGACGTGCAGGTAGTCGAGGATCTGCTGACCGCAGATGCCGAAGACGGCGATGACACCGAAGGCCACGCAGACGGCCTGCCAGGCCATGCGGCGCTGCACCTTGGTGGCGCGGCCGGAGGTCAGGGCGAGGAAGATCGGCGTGATCCCCGGGGGGTCCATAATCACGAAAAGCGTGAGAAATAGGGATCCGAAGACGGCGAAATCAAACACAGTGATGCCTTGCAGGAGAGAGGGGTGTAGCAAAAAGGAGCGGGGGCGGGCGAGGGCTCAGCCCTCGTGGCGCCGTCCACCGGCACCGGGGACGGGGAAGGCCCCGGTGGCGCGGCGCGTGATCTCGCCGTAGATCTCGGGGTCGGTCGTGTGTTCCCCGAGGCGGCAGGTCTTGCGGCTGCCGTGGTAGTCGCTGGACCCGGTGGTCAGCAGACCCAGCTCGTCCGCGAGGCCCCGCAGCCGGGCGCGCGTCGCGGCGTCGTGGTCCATGTGGTCGACCTCGATGCCGTCGAGTCCGGCCGCCGCCAGTTCGGCGATGGCGCTCTCGGGCACGCAGGCGCCGCGCTTGGCGGCGCCGGGGTGGGCGAAGACGGTGACCCCGCCGGCCGCCTTCACCAGGCGTATCGCGTCGAAGGGGTCGAGCTCGTGCTTCTCGGCGTAGGCGCGGCCGCCGTCGGCGAGCCAGTCGGGCGTGAACGCGTCGGAGACGGTGGGCACGACGCCGAGCTCGACGAGGGCGGTGGCGATGTGCGGCCGGCCCACGGAGCCCGCACCGGCGATCCGGGCGACCTGCTCCCAGGTGACGTCGACGCCGAGCGCCTGGAGCTTGCCGATCATGGCCTGGGCGCGGGGGGTGCGGTCGTCGCGGACCAGCTCCCGCTCGGCGTGCAGCTCGGGCTCTTCGGGGTCGAAGAGGTAGGCGAGCATGTGCATCCCGATGCCGTCGAGCCGGCAGCTGAGCTCGGCGCCGGTGACGAGGGTGAGCCCCTGCGGCACGGCCGCGACGGCCTCGGCGTATCCGCCGACGGTGTCGTGGTCGGTCAGCGCGATGACGTCCAGCCCGGCGGCGGCCGCGTTCCGCACCAGCTCGGCGGGGGTGTCGGTGCCGTCGGAAGCCGTGGAGTGGGCGTGCAGGTCGATGCGCACAGCCATGCTCCAGGGTTCGGGACGTACGGGGGGACACTCAAGGGTACCCCTGCCCCGGCCGGGCCTTGACGTGCGCGAACGCGGGGCGTCGCGGGACGGGGCGGCCCCGGCTGCCACGGGGGCGCGGCCGCCAGGGGTTGCGGCTGTCCGGATGCGGCCGCCCGGCTGCCCGGGGCTGCGGGTGGGCCGCTGCGCGGGGCGGTTCCCCTACCCGCCCTTCCTCCGTTCCCCGGGGCTCCGCCCCGGACCCCGGGCGCCGCTCGCACGGCTCGGCCCCGAGCCCTCCCGGCTTTCCGCGGCCGCGCCGGACTCCAGCCGTCGGCCCAGGGCCGGTGGCCGGCGCTCGCAGCGGCGCATGCCATCGGCCCCCACGAACGCCGGGCCGGAGCTGCCGGGCGAGACGCGCTGACCACCGCTCGGCCCTGGCGGGCTCCCGTGGGGGCACGCGCGTACCCCGAGGGTCGATGCGGGCGGGGGACCCGCCGGATGGCAGCGCGCCCGGCCGGGGGTTACGGACGGCGCGGCGCCGGGAAGCCGGGAGCCCTCGGGGCCGAGCCGTGCGAGCGGCGCGTCAAGAGGTCAAGAGGAAGGGGCTACCGGCCCGGGACCGGCGGACGGAGTCCGGCGCAGCGGCGCGAAGCCGGTGAGGCCGGCCAGGGCCGAGCCGTGCGGGCGGCGCGTCAAGAGGACAGAATGCGGGGGCTCAGCGCGCCGCACGGGACCAGTTCGACCTCGGCGCCCGCCTCGCGCAGGTCGGTCAGGACGAGTTCGTCGTACATGAGCAGCCCCGTCTGCTCCGGCCAGACCACCGCCCACAGCCACAGCCCGCGCGCCTCGCCCGCGAACACGGCCCGGTCGTCGGGGGCTCCCTTGACGTGCCACAGCGGGGTCGGCCGGCCGGCCGCGACGACCTTGGCGTGCGGCGGCGCGGAGACGTCCATGTAGGGGCCGGGGTCGGGTGCGTCGATCCCCGCGTACCGCGCGCCGAGGCCTACCCCCAGTTCCTCCGCGACGAGCACCAGCTCACCCATTCCGCCGAGCGGCCCGGGACCCGAGCAGGCGACGGCGGTGGCGCGGCCCCCGCTGCGGTCGTCCCCGGCGGCGGCGACGCCGGTGAACAGCCACCCCACCGGCAGGGGCCACGGCATCCACACCGGTACGTGCGCCCGGTGCACTATGACGCCCAGCCCTTCGACGCTGGGCGGGATCACGGGCTGCAGGGGATGGACGGCGCCGTGCACCGCGCACTGCCAGGAGTCGGCGAAAAGACCGGGCGCTCGGACCCGGCCACCGCACTTCGGGCAACTCGGTTCGCCCCTCATAAGAAGCACGCTCCTCCCCGCCCGGCGCCCCGTCAAGGCACGCTCACCCGTCCGGATGCCATCCATCCGTACCCCGGGCGACGGGAGCTCAGTCCAGTGCGACGGCCGTACGCAGAGGATCCCGCAGATCCGTGCCGCGCGCGAGCCAGCGTTCCTGGAGGGCGGCCGCGCCGTGCACCCGCTTCCAGGCGGCCTCGTTGGCCGTCATCGGGAGCAGCGGCAGGAACCGCACCGGCTCCAGCGGCTCGTCCAGTACGAGGTCCTCCACCAGCCCTCCCGGTTCGGCGACCAGGACGGAGCTGAACGGCGCGCCCTCCCAAAGGGGTTCACCCACGTCCAGCGAGGCACCGGGCGCCACGACCAGCCCCTCGACCATCGGGGACGCGGCCAGCACGGCGAGCGGACGCAGCAGCTTGTCGGTGGGCGCCAGACCCGCCCGCACGGTCAGCACCAGCTCGGCGCGGGGGCCGCGCAGCGGGTCGGCGACCACGGCGGTCGGGTCGGTCATCGGGTGCGCGGACATGCCGAGGGTCGCGTACCGCACGAGGTCGCCCTCGGCGAAACGGAGTACCTCGATGCGGTCGGTGCCGAGGAAGGTGACGGCGGCGCGGGCGTCGGGTTCGCCGAACGCGGTGCGCAGCCGGGCCTCCACAAGGGCGAGAATTTCTGCCATGGAGCGAGCATAGAACTCGTATCCGGCGGGTAAAGGCGCGGTCCTGACCATCCGTCGGCTGATAGTGTTGACAGCTGGTCGGGACCGCACGCAGACGCGTTGTTTCCAGGGTCCGGGCGACAGGACGTCCCTCACGGGGGACCGGCCGGAGGAGGTGGGGCTGCGATGGATCGAAGTCGATCGTGCAGTACCAATCGCTCTTCCACTTCTATGCCGGGCGTTCCGCGCCCCCTGTGATCTTCCCCCGGTGGCCTGCCGGGCGCCGGAAGGTCAGTAGAAGAGCGACGGCAGAACGTTTGTCCTCTCCGTCCTGTTTCCCTCCGTCTGCCCGGGGCTGACTGCCCGTGCGCAGCCGCGGAGGGCCTCCCACCCGTACGGTCCGCAGCCGTGCGCGCGAAGGAGCCTGCCATGTCGATGCTGCCCTACCTCCGTGCCGCCGTCCGTCCGGCCCTGCGCCGGTCCACCCCCGCGCAACCCGGCTACGACACCACCCGCGACCCGTCCGCCAGCAGCGCGGTGGTCGACTGCGCCGTCTACCGCGACGGGCGGCGCGAGCCGCGCGAGCCGGGCACTGCGTGCCTGACGCCCCGTGAGGCGATCCGCCGGGTCCGCGAGGAGGGCGGCTTCGCCTGGATCGGTCTGCACGAGCCCACCGAGGCCGAGTTCGCCGGGATCGCCGCCACCTTCGGGCTGCACCCGCTCGCCGTGGAGGACGCGGTGCACGCGCACCAGCGGCCGAAGCTGGAGCGCTACGACGACACCCTGTTCACCGTCTTCAAGACGATCCACTACGTCGAGCACACCGAACTGACCGCCACCAGCGAGGTAGTGGAGACCGGCGAGGTGATGTGCTTCACCGGCCCGGACTTCGTCATCACCGTCCGGCACGGCGGCCAGGGCTCCCTCAAGGGCCTGCGCCACCGCCTGCAGGACGACACCGAACTGCTGGCCCGGGGACCCTCGGCGGTGCTGCACTCCCTCGCCGACCACGTCGTCGACGGCTACATCGCGGTCGCGGCGGCGGTGCAGGACGACAT
This Streptomyces sp. NBC_00539 DNA region includes the following protein-coding sequences:
- a CDS encoding DEAD/DEAH box helicase — its product is MTLPVALSGSDVIGQAKTGTGKTLGFGLPLLERVTVPADVESGRARPDQLTDAPQALVVVPTRELCTQVTNDLLTAGKVRNVRVLAIYGGRAYEPQVEALKKGVDIIVGTPGRLLDLAGQRKLDLSHVKALVLDEADEMLDLGFLPDVEKIINYLPPKRQTMLFSATMPGAVIGLARRYMSQPTHIRATSPEGEGVTVANIKQHVFRAHNMDKPELVSRILQAEGRGLAMIFCRTKRTAADIAEQLEKRGFASGAVHGDLGQGAREQALRAFRNGKVDVLVCTDVAARGIDVEGVTHVINYQAPEDEKTFLHRVGRTGRAGNKGIAVTLVDWDDIPRWQLINKALELDFHEPVETYSTSPHLFEELNIPAGTKGILPRAERTREGLKAEQLEDLGETGGRGGRGGRGPAAAAAPAEERPARTRTPRQRRRTRGGAETGAETVAAAAAVAPVAEAPAAAAPAAVAPAADEPRRPRRRRTRAAAPSANAAAVTPVAEAPAAAPEPDFQMAPAVEPVRPARRPVRRPVTPSAAEPDFQMAPPVEPAPARRTRTRKAVAPVAEAVAEAAVVTAPAAVVEEAPVKPKRTRTRKAAEAAPAVTEAAPVAAPVAEEVPAKPKRTRTRKVAEAAPAVTEAAPEAAAVAEEAPAKPKRTRTRKAAEAAPVATEAAAEEAPAKPKRTRTRKAVAPTPEA
- a CDS encoding alpha/beta fold hydrolase produces the protein MSKPPRLTLPSVARAYRLGTARGEFAVHEAGEPLRGTALLVPGFTGSKEDFIGLLEPLAAAGYRVVAVDGRGQYESPGPRDESAYGCEELARDLLAQARALDAGPVHLVGHSLGGLICRAAVLRDPAPFASLTLMSSGPAAITENQQARTKLLIAALETLRDDMAAVWDAMRAQDPPNAVPDPPALAGFLRERWLATVPEQLIGTGRVLISEPDRVAELAQVPLRKLVLSGEVDYAWPVPLMDEMARRLRAARVIVEDAEHSPNAENPQVTAGALAAFWGTEAVPAPEVR
- a CDS encoding MarC family protein translates to MFDFAVFGSLFLTLFVIMDPPGITPIFLALTSGRATKVQRRMAWQAVCVAFGVIAVFGICGQQILDYLHVSVPALMIAGGLLLLLIALDLLTGKTDEPKQTKDVNVALVPLGMPLLAGPGAIVSVILAVQKADGFGGQVSVWSAIIAMHVVLWITMRYSLVIIRVIKDGGVVLVTRLAGMMLSAIAVQQIINGVLQVVHA
- a CDS encoding PHP domain-containing protein, with translation MRIDLHAHSTASDGTDTPAELVRNAAAAGLDVIALTDHDTVGGYAEAVAAVPQGLTLVTGAELSCRLDGIGMHMLAYLFDPEEPELHAERELVRDDRTPRAQAMIGKLQALGVDVTWEQVARIAGAGSVGRPHIATALVELGVVPTVSDAFTPDWLADGGRAYAEKHELDPFDAIRLVKAAGGVTVFAHPGAAKRGACVPESAIAELAAAGLDGIEVDHMDHDAATRARLRGLADELGLLTTGSSDYHGSRKTCRLGEHTTDPEIYGEITRRATGAFPVPGAGGRRHEG
- a CDS encoding DUF6758 family protein; the protein is MRGEPSCPKCGGRVRAPGLFADSWQCAVHGAVHPLQPVIPPSVEGLGVIVHRAHVPVWMPWPLPVGWLFTGVAAAGDDRSGGRATAVACSGPGPLGGMGELVLVAEELGVGLGARYAGIDAPDPGPYMDVSAPPHAKVVAAGRPTPLWHVKGAPDDRAVFAGEARGLWLWAVVWPEQTGLLMYDELVLTDLREAGAEVELVPCGALSPRILSS
- a CDS encoding suppressor of fused domain protein, which codes for MAEILALVEARLRTAFGEPDARAAVTFLGTDRIEVLRFAEGDLVRYATLGMSAHPMTDPTAVVADPLRGPRAELVLTVRAGLAPTDKLLRPLAVLAASPMVEGLVVAPGASLDVGEPLWEGAPFSSVLVAEPGGLVEDLVLDEPLEPVRFLPLLPMTANEAAWKRVHGAAALQERWLARGTDLRDPLRTAVALD
- a CDS encoding magnesium and cobalt transport protein CorA, translating into MSMLPYLRAAVRPALRRSTPAQPGYDTTRDPSASSAVVDCAVYRDGRREPREPGTACLTPREAIRRVREEGGFAWIGLHEPTEAEFAGIAATFGLHPLAVEDAVHAHQRPKLERYDDTLFTVFKTIHYVEHTELTATSEVVETGEVMCFTGPDFVITVRHGGQGSLKGLRHRLQDDTELLARGPSAVLHSLADHVVDGYIAVAAAVQDDIDEVESAVFAAPAKGSGRGGDAGRIYQLKREVLEFKRAVSPLLRPMELLSERPMRLVDPGIQKYFRDVADHLARVHEQVVGFDELLNSILQASLAQASVAQNEDMRKITSWAAIIAVPTMICGVYGMNFEHMPELHWRYGYPMVMTAIAGACLTIHRALRRNGWL